One part of the Hydra vulgaris chromosome 01, alternate assembly HydraT2T_AEP genome encodes these proteins:
- the LOC136075402 gene encoding uncharacterized protein LOC136075402 isoform X1: MLHPTLRKQKTSTVQKLYCLAVWIEKDTEIEDVISLCWVDEANEIVWYPSKFVDPLRVMIADCTEPNSLWYSFKLVKVKRISSSFDELIQLMKAGISTEDELPLDNARTTGSKKKKNLTQHFLCDLSDVNAEIPMVCGKEQQKEEHQNEDGSLLEYPVFQFKSLPKRQLKITENNKEPCIKAKEMPDVDFSLKSMQSSANEKAHSSRFIM; encoded by the exons ATGCTGCACCCTACTTTgcgaaaacaaaaaacaagtaCTGTTCAG AAATTGTATTGTTTGGCAGTTTGGATTGAAAAGGACACTGAAATTGAAGATGTTATTTCTTTATGTTGGGTAGATGAAGCCAATGAAATTGTTTGGTACCCATCAAAATTTGTTGATCCACTAAGGGTGATGATCGCTGATTGTACGGAGCCTAATTCTTTATGGTATTCATTTAAGCTTGTTAAAGTCAAGCGTATTAGCa GTTCTTTTGATGAACTTATACAGCTCATGAAAGCAGGTATTTCAACTGAAGATGAACTGCCTTTAGATAATGCGAGAACTACAGgttctaaaaagaaaaagaatctTACCCAACATTTTTTGT GTGATTTGTCTGATGTTAATGCCGAAATCCCTATGGTTTGTGGCAAGGAGCAACAAaaagaag aACATCAAAATGAGGATGGAAGTCTGCTAGAGTATCCTGTTTTTC aatttAAAAGTTTGCCAAAAAGACAgcttaaaataactgaaaacaaTAAGGAACCTTGTATCAAGGCAAAAGAAATGCCAGATGTGGATTTTTCATTGAAGAGTATGCAATCGAGTGCCAATGAAAAAGCGCACAGCTCAAG gTTTATCATGTGA
- the LOC136075402 gene encoding uncharacterized protein LOC136075402 isoform X2 — protein MLHPTLRKQKTSTVQKLYCLAVWIEKDTEIEDVISLCWVDEANEIVWYPSKFVDPLRVMIADCTEPNSLWYSFKLVKVKRISSSFDELIQLMKAGISTEDELPLDNARTTGSKKKKNLTQHFLCDLSDVNAEIPMVCGKEQQKEEHQNEDGSLLEI, from the exons ATGCTGCACCCTACTTTgcgaaaacaaaaaacaagtaCTGTTCAG AAATTGTATTGTTTGGCAGTTTGGATTGAAAAGGACACTGAAATTGAAGATGTTATTTCTTTATGTTGGGTAGATGAAGCCAATGAAATTGTTTGGTACCCATCAAAATTTGTTGATCCACTAAGGGTGATGATCGCTGATTGTACGGAGCCTAATTCTTTATGGTATTCATTTAAGCTTGTTAAAGTCAAGCGTATTAGCa GTTCTTTTGATGAACTTATACAGCTCATGAAAGCAGGTATTTCAACTGAAGATGAACTGCCTTTAGATAATGCGAGAACTACAGgttctaaaaagaaaaagaatctTACCCAACATTTTTTGT GTGATTTGTCTGATGTTAATGCCGAAATCCCTATGGTTTGTGGCAAGGAGCAACAAaaagaag aACATCAAAATGAGGATGGAAGTCTGCTAGA aatttAA
- the LOC136075403 gene encoding uncharacterized protein LOC136075403 has protein sequence MKRNRQEYMKSYMKRYRSVKAVSLISNYQTDLLSSSLNESSEAISLPEKESRDDFKELSVSISEYLSEGENGCQDDESNVCDFSSDFEFSETDIDSEPKPVYIICEELAQVAVKHNLTRDAINDILLILSQSGKFEKCDIPKDARTLIKTPSSIDVLSKCDGSYIYIGLKKGIDDIFAINNVEVDTNFITIDVNIDGLPIQRSNNLQFWPILCSIVNIISFPFLVAIYSGSAKPSSVHDFLQDFVTEVNNLTFNGLVINEKHYKFNLRSFICDAPARAFVRCCSGHTSKNGCERCTSVAECYERRIVYTNDNANLRTDAEFRSNAYPLHKNGNSPCLLINNLDMVRSFVIEPMHNLFLGVCRRFLFFLKFKSKIHISFAQQQLISNRMLDIAQSTPSDFVRQPRGLSEIERWKATEFRQFTLYTGIVVLEKILDNEVYNLFVAFAVAVRILHIEDDDDRNDLLPFAKKLFATFVHNSRKICGKSFVTFNVHNLLHIVDDAKYYNCSMNDISAFKFENYLQYLKKITRNAKYNPIVSVAKRFKERSILVHPSGYVIKSAICKISTFKRNKYFLSKDGMYCEVMEILLNEGEQKYSCNVISKHNLQPLFVTPINSGEWGIMKYSKFNKVKWKLTVLKRSDFLQKLYAMNNALGELTFFPVLHKIN, from the exons ATGAAAAGAAATCGTCAGGAATATATGAAAAGTTATATGAAGAGATATCGTTCTGTTAAAGCAGTATCACTTATCTCCA aTTATCAGACTGATTTGCTGTCAAGTTCATTGAATGAATCATCTGAAGCTATTTCGTTACCGGAAAAAGAAAGTCGGGATGATTTTAAAGAACTATCTGTCAGTATTAGTGAGTACTTATCAGAAGGCGAGAATGGCTGTCAAGATGATGAATCAAATGTTTGTGATTTTTCTAGTGATTTTGAATTCAGTGAGACTGATATTGATTCTGAACCCAAACCAGTATATATCATTTGTGAAGAACTTGCACAAGTTGCAGTTAAGCACAATTTAACAAGAGATGCCATAAACGATATACTGCTAATTCTAAGTCAGTCaggaaaatttgaaaaatgtgacATACCAAAAGATGCCCGCACACTGATTAAAACTCCAAGTTCCATTGATGTATTGAGCAAGTGTGATGGTAGTTACATTTACATAGGATTGAAGAAAGGAATAGATGATATATTTGCTATTAATAATGTTGAAGTAGATACTAACTTCATAACTATTGATGTCAATATTGATGGACTTCCTATTCAGCGCTCAAATAATTTGCAGTTTTGGCCAATACTTTGTTCAATAGTTAATATAATATCTTTTCCTTTTCTGGTGGCTATTTATAGTGGAAGTGCAAAACCGTCAAGTGTTCAtgattttttacaagattttgtAACTGAAGTTAATAACCTAACATTTAATGGATTAGTTATTAATGAAAagcattataaatttaatttacgtaGTTTTATTTGTGATGCTCCAGCACGTGCATTTGTTAGATGTTGCTCAGGTCACACATCAAAAAATGGGTGTGAAAGGTGCACTTCTGTGGCAGAGTGTTATGAAAGAAGAATTGTTTATACAAATGACAATGCAAATTTAAGAACTGATGCTGAATTTAGATCAAATGCTTATCCGTTACACAAGAATGGAAACAGTCCATGTCtgctaataaataatttagatatGGTACGTTCTTTTGTCATCGAACCTATGCACAATTTGTTCCTAGGTGTGTGTCGtcgatttctttttttcttgaaattcaaatcaaaaattcaTATCAGCTTTGCTCAACAACAACTGATTTCAAATCGAATGCTGGATATAGCCCAGTCCACTCCTTCTGACTTTGTTAGACAGCCAAGAGGTCTTTCTGAAATAGAACGTTGGAAAGCAACAGAATTTCGTCAATTCACCTTATATACAGGAATTGTTGTGTTAGAGAAAATTTTAGACAATGAAGTTTATAATCTATTTGTTGCATTTGCTGTAGCTGTGAGAATTTTACACATAGAGGATGATGACGATAGAAATGATTTGTTGCCATTTGCTAAGAAACTTTTTGCCACTTTTGTGCATAATTCACGTAAGATTTGTGGCAAatcttttgtaacttttaatgTACATAACTTGCTTCATATCGTTGATGATGCCAAATACTATAATTGTTCTATGAATGATATATctgcatttaaatttgaaaactacttacagtatttaaaaaaaataacaagaaatgcaaaatataatccCATTGTATCAGTTGCTAAACGATTTAAAGAGCGCTCCATTCTTGTGCACCCTTCAGGATATGTTATAAAAAGTGCAATTTgcaaaatttcaacttttaaaaggAACAAATACTTTCTAAGCAAAGACGGAATGTATTGCGAGGTAATGGAAATACTTCTTAACGAAGGAGAACAAAAGTATTCTTGTAACGTTATAAGCAAGCATAATTTGCAACCACTTTTTGTGACCCCTATAAACAGTGGAGAATGGGGAATTATGaaatattcaaagtttaataaagtaaaatggaAATTAACTGTGCTAAAAAGAAgtgattttttacaaaaactttatgCCATGAATAATGCTTTGGGTGAATTGACATTCTTTCCTGTGTTACATAAAATCAATTGA